The sequence below is a genomic window from bacterium.
GTCCGCCTCGCCCTCGTCCTCGCCCGTCTCAGCCCACGGGGTGGACAGGGCGGACTCCATCTCGCCGCCGTAGAGGTCGTACTGCAGGTTCCAGCCCGAACCGACGACGGTGCGGCCGGTGAGGCCGGCGCCGACGTAATGCTCGCTGACGAAACCCGCCGGCCCGTAGATCCCCTGCGCCAGGCTCACGAAGGGGTAGACCGTGCCGACGTCGAAGATCTCCGTGAAGATCCCGAACGGCTGCTTCACCGCGCCGATGCGGAAGCGCGCCAGATCCGAGAAGGCGTACTCCGCGAAGGCGTAGTCGACCGAGGCCCCCGCGCCCTCCTCGTCGTTCTCGACGAAGATCTGCGCCTGGACGGAGACGTTCGGCGAGGGCGCCGCCGCCACCGCGAGCGAGAACTCCAGCTTGTCGTAGTTCCCCTCGTCAGTCCCGTTCATGTACGCGTTGCCGTCGGTCTTCCCGTAGGCCCAGTTGCCGTAGCCGTGGACCTGGACCTTCTCGCCGAAGTCGGCCGCGGCTGCGGCGGACGCGGCGGCGAGACCGAACAGTGCCGCGGCAAGCGCGACGGTGGCGGAGCGGCGGGTGCAGCGCATGCAGTGCCTCCTCGTGTGCTGAGTGGGTGTCTTCGGGCGCGGCGCTCCGCCCCCGGCTGCTCTCACGCATCCTCACTCGACCCGGAACCTGGCGATCTCCTCCCCGAGCAGCCCGGCCTGGCGCTGGAGGCCCCGGAGCATCTCGTCGATGCGGCGCACGGCCGCCGCGTTCGTGTGCGTGACGTCCTGGATCTCACCGACCGACTTGACGACCAGCTCGCTGCCCCGGGCCTCCTCGCGCGTTGCCTCGAGGACCTTCTGCGCGAGACGCGCCGACTCCTCGCTCGCGCGACTCGTGAGCCGGATTCCCTTGCTCTGCTCGGCCATCGCCTTGCGCACCTGGTGCGCCAGATCCCGCATTTCCTCGGCCGCCTTCACGATCTGGGCGCTGCCCGACGACTGCTCGCGCGTCGCCCGCGCGATCTCCTGCGACATCTCGGTGACGTCCTGCGACGAGGCCGCGATCTGCCGGATCCCCTTGTACTGCTCGGTGGTCGCCAGCGCGATCCCTCGGGACGCCGCCGAGGCCTTCTCCGAGTCCTCGGCCGCGCGGCGGATGACCGCGCCGAGGTCCTCGACCGCCCGCACCCCCTCCTCGACGCGCCGGGTGCCGCCCTCCATCGCCTCGACCGCCCCGCTGGTCTCCTTGCGCACGCTCGCGATGAGCGCCGTGATCTCCTTCGTCGAGGCCGCGGTGCGCGCCGACAGCTCGCGGATCTCCTCCGCGACGACGGCGAAGCCCTTCCCGTGCTCGCCCGCCTGCGCCGCGAGGATCGCCGCGTTCAGCGCGAGGAGATTCGTCTGGTCGTTCACCTCGTTGATGACCCCGAGGATGCCGCCGATCTCGTGGCTGCGCTCGGCCAGTCCGCGCAGCGCGGCGGCAGCCTGCCCGACCGCCTCGCGAATGCCGTGCATGACCTCGCCGGTGCGCCCGAGGGCGACGAGGCCGTCCTCGCTCATCGCCCGCGCGACCTCCCGCGAAAGCTCGTGCCCCTGGGCGGCGTTGCGCTCCACCTCCCGCACCACCGAGTCGATCTCGTTGATCGACGAGGAGGTCGAGGTCACGAGGTCGGCGAGCCGCCCGACGTGCTCGGCGACGTTGCGGATCGACACGGTCATCTCGCCGATCGCCGAGGAGGCGCGCTCGACCGACGCCGAGAGCCCTTCGGCGTTCCCGGCGACCTGCTCGACGGACGCGGACATCTCGAGCATCGAGGAGGAGCTCTCGCCCGAGAGCGAGAAGAGGCTTTCCACGCTCTGCATCACCGACTTGATGCTGGCGTTCATCTCCTCGATCGACGAGGAGACCGTGGCGACCGCGTCGCTCTGCCCCGCGCCGCCCTCGGCGATCCGGTGCGCGACCCCGGCGATGTCCTGCGAGACGACCTCGAGTTCCGTGAAGGACGTCCGCACCTTCCCGAGCATCGTCCGGAGGTTCGCCGTCATCTGGTTGAGCGTGACGGCGAGTGTCCCGAGCTCGTCCTTGGAGTCAAGCGCCACGGACGCGGTCAGGTCGCCGGCCGCCGTGGCCTCCGCGTGCCGCACGAGCGAGCGCAGCGGGCGGCTGACGAGGCGTTGCAGGAGCAGGTGCACCACGACCAGGAGCGCGGCCAGCGTCAGCGTGACCCCGAGCGCCAGCCGCGTGACCAGCGCGCGCAGCTTCGCCTCGACGCCGGCGACCGAGTAGTGCAGCGTGACCCTGACGGCCGTGCCGCCGTCCCCCTTGATCTCCGCCTCATAGGGCCGATGGGGCCCGGCCTTCGGATCGCCCGCCTCGCGGCTCTCCTTGAGCCCGGCGCCGAAGGCCGCGCTGGCATAGAGCAGCGCCCGGTCGTCGCTCACGTGCTTCTTCAGCCCCGCCTCGATGGCGTTGTAGTCGAAGTACGCGAGGCTGTCCCGCACCTGCCCGCCGAGCGTCGCCGCCAGGTTCCGCCCGTTGGCGTCGAACCAGCGGTAGGTCTCGTCGCGCAGCGCCCCGTAGGAGACGACGAAGAACGAGCCGACCGCGACGGCGCTCGCCGCCAGGAGCGCGGCGACCGCGAGGTTGACCTTCGTGGCGAGCTTCACCCGACCCCTCCTGCCCGCGCCCCGCCTAGAAGCTGAACGAGAAGGACTTCGCCGCGATGTGCGCCTTCTCGAAAAGCTCGAAGGTGTGGGAGAAATCGGCGTTCGCCGTCGGAATGAACCCCTTCCTGCGGCATGCCGGTCTTGAGGTACTCGGCCAGCGCGGTGTACTTCGGGCCTTCCTTCTTCGGGTCCTCCGACGACATGATGACGAAGTGCAGCGTGTCTGCCGCCACGGCAGCGGCGGCCGTGCCCAGCAGCACCGCCAGGCAGAGCAGAACGACCGTCTTCCTCACCGCCACCCCCCCTGCCGCCCGCGCGGCGATACCCGGGCGGGAGCGTAGCACAGCCGCGGGGTGACGCCAATACCGCGAAAACCGCTCGGGTTAGGTGAGGGAGGAGGGGGCCAGGCGCCCTCCTCCCCCACCCGGCTACGGTATCTGCGGAAACTTCACCTCGAGCGGGGGACCCGCGAGCCCCTCGACGAGGAACGCCCGGAGCGCCAGCCGCTCCTGGTCGCTCAGCCCCAGGGGCTTGAGCGACGGGTTCCCCTCCCCGCCGCCGCGATCGACGAAGGCGATGACCTCCTCGAGCGTGGCGAAGATGCCGTTGTGCATGTAGGGCGCCGTGCGCGAGATCTCCCGCAGCGTGGGCGTCCGGAAGGCCTTCCAGTCGCGTTGCTCCTTGGTCACCAGGAAGCGGCCGGGGTCCTCCGCGAGCGTCCTGAAGTCCTCGTACCCCGAGACCTTCGCGACGAAGCGGCGCGTCGCCGCCACCCGCGGGTCGCGCTCGAACTCCGGGCTCTCGGGCACGTTGAGGGCGTGGAACCCGTCGTCGGCGAGGTTGCCGCCGGCGTGGCACGTGCTGCACTTGCCCTTGCCGGTGAAGACCGCGTAGCCCTCCCGCGCCGCCGGCGACAGGGCGGTCTCGTCGCCGGCGAGATAGCGGTCGAGCGGCGCGTCGCGGCTGACGAGCGTGCGCTCGAACGCGGCCAGCGCCATGCCGATGCGCTCGCGCGTGGTGTCGGACGACCCGAAGGCGCGCTCGAACATCGCGACGTACTCCGGGACCGACCGCAGCTCCTCCTCGACGAAGTCCAGGTTCTGGTTCATCTCGAAGGCGGACATGAGGGGGAAGAGCGCCTGTTCCTCGAGGCTCGCGGAACGGCCGTCGTGGAAGAGGCGCTTCTGGTAGGCGACGTTGAAGAGCGTCTGCGCGTTGCGCCAGTTGCGCGTGGTCGGGTAGGAGAGCGAGATCGCCTGGCCGTCCCCGAAGCCCTGGTCCGGCGCGTGGCAGCTGGCGCAGCTCATCGTCCCATCCCCGGAGAGGCGCCGGTCGAAGAAAAGGGTCCTGCCCAGCTCGATCTTCTCCGCCGTCTGCGGATTGTTCGCCGGCACCGGCACGGGTCCGAGCGGCTCGAGCCCCGCCGCTCCGGCAACCGTGGGGCCGAGCCACAGCACGACCGCCGTCACGAGAACGGTCAGGCCCCGGACCATGCACCGGGCGGGGGCGGTGCGGTGCCGGACGGGAGCGTGGCGGAGCGCGAGGGAACCGCAGCGGCCGGACCGGAGCGTCCCCGCAGGGGCGAAACGCACTGTTTGAGCCCGCAGGGCGAGTTGTGCGTTTCGAGCGCAGGACCGGACATGCTGCGGTCGAGCGCGCAGCTGGCGGACGCCCGGCGCCGCACCGCCCCCGCCCGCGACGGGACCGCTATAGCTTCGCACGGGCCAGCTCCTCGTCGATTACCTTCTTCAGGTAATCAAAGTCCCGGTTCCCGACCACCTTGCGGCCGTTGATGAAGAACGTGGGCGTCTCGTAGAGGTCGATCGAGACCGCGAGCGCCTTGTCGCGCTCGATGAGGTCCTTGTGCTTCATCCCGTCGAGGTCAGCGGCGAAGCGCCTGACGTCGAGGCCGAGCTTGGCGGCCATCTGCACCAGCCCGTCCCGGTCCTGCCGCGCGCCGGGGGCCAGCAGCAGGTCGTGCATCTCCCAGTACTTCCCCTGCTCGCCCGCCGCGAGCGAGGCCTCGGCGCAGACGTGCGAGTAGTCGCGGTACTTGTACGGCATGTTCTTGACGACGAAACGGATCTTCCCCTTGTACGCTTCCAGGATCTTCCTGACGGTCGGACCGGCCGCCTGGCAGTGCGGTCACTGGAAGTCGAGGAACTCGACCATCGTCACCGGCGCGTCGGCGGGCCCGACGCTCGGCGAGTTCTCCAGCGGGATGGTGTAGCGCTTCTCCTCCGCCCCCTGCGCGAGCGCCGCGACCGGCAGCGCGAGCGCCGCGAGCAGCACCAGCCACGTGAGCCTCTTCATGCAATGCCTCCTTTCCGGGTGTTCCGCAATCATACCTGCAAGACAGAAACGGCGGGGAGCGCCGGAGCGCCTCCCCGCCGTCCCCCGAGCGGGTGCCCGAGTCAGCTGGAGCGTCAGGACGCGACCTGGCAAGGCAGCGGGGATGGGCGCGCGGAGGCGGGCTGGTGCCCGCCGCACAAGCAGCCCTCCCCGCAACGCCGCCAGGGCGCGTCATGGCCTCCAGATGACCCGGGCCGCTTCTTCACTAGTGCGCCTCCTCGTGCGACATGATGGGGAGGGTGATGACGGCCCAGCGGTAGATGAAGACCCCGAGCGACACCAGCCCGATGCTCATCACGAACTCCGTCCAGGCCGGGAAGTAGCTGGTCCGGGCGCCCGACTGCATCAGGAAGCTCACGTTGAACCGGTTCATGATCACGCCCGCGATCACGAGCACCTGCGACCAGAGGATGCCGTCCACCGACTTGCGCACGCCGGGGCTGAACAGCAGCAGCATCGGCAGCACCCCCAGGCCGAAGACCTCGATCGCGAACAGCGCGCTCGCCTTCCCCGAGGAGGCGATCAGGCCGAGGTTGCCGCGCGCCGCCAGGTCCGCGAAGCGCGCGCCGAGGTAGACCGCCAGCGCGATCGCCGTGCCCCGCGCCAGCCCGTCGAGGATGGCCATCGGCTGCTCCATCTTGAACGAGCGGTGGCTGACGATCGTCTCGAAGGAGACCATCGCCAGGCCGACCGCGAAGGCGCTGAGGTAGAACCAGTAGTTCATCAGCGGCGACCACCAGAGGTGCGAGAGCTTGTGCGGCATCAGCAGGAAGAGCCCGCCGATGGAGTTCTGGTGACCGAAGGAGAGGATGATCCCGATGATCACCAGCGGCCAGAGCACGATCGGGTTGCGCATGAAGGCGGCGGCGCCCGGCATCCCCAACCCCTCGAAGAGGTTCGGGGAGAACTCGAGGAAGAGCACCGTCAGGTACATCATGACGCACATCGCGACCTCGAAGAGCATCGAGTGCGGCTGCCACATCAGGATGGGGTGCCAGAGCGACCAGGGCTTGCCGATGTCGAGGAAGACGCCGGCGGCGACCAGGGCGTAGCCCAGGAACGCCGTGAGGATGGCCGGACGGACCACCGGCTTGTACTTCTTCCACCCCAGCACGTAGGCCCCGAGCGTCGTCGTGAAGCCGCCCGCTGCGAGCGCGACGCCGACCATGACGTCAAACGAGATCCACAGGCCCCACGGGTACCCGTCGTTGAGGTTCGTGCTCGCCCGCAGGCCGAAGGCCAGCCGGTAGAGCGCAACGCCGACGCCCAGCAGACCGAGCACGAACGCCAGCGTGCCGCCGCCGGAGAACAGCTTCCCACCAAGCTTCTTTTCCCCGGACATGCTACTCACCCCCCTTGTCGCCGCGGTTGCGGATGAAGGCCAGGCCGCCGAGCACCGCCGAGAAGACCACGATCTCCACCGGGATCTTGGAGAGCGAGGCCCACGTGTACGGCGGCAGCGCGTACTGCGGCACCTTCGTGTTGAAGCCGATCTCCTCGAAGGGCCGGTTGGAGATGTAGATCCACGAGGTCCCCCCGGCCTCCTTCTCGCCGTAGATGTGCTGCACGTACTTGCCGGTGGCCAGACGCTTCTTCGCCTCGGCCAGCAGCTCCTCCGAGTCGCCCCAGAGCAGGGCGTCGGTCGGGCAGGTCTTGACGCAGGCGGGCGAGAGTCCGTCGGCCTGGCGCTCGTAGCAGAAGGTGCACTTCTGCACCCAGGGGGAATGCGCCTTGCTCCACTCGTACTTCGGGATCTCGAACGGGCAGGCCACCATGCAGTAGCGGCAGCCGATGCACTTGTCGAAATCGTACATCACCGGCCCGTCCGGGGTCTTGCGCAGCGCCCCGACCAGGCAGGCCGAGGCGCAGGCCGGCTCCTTGCAGTGCAGGCACTGCTCCTTCACGAAGTTCCAGACCGGCGCGCCGCCCGCCTCCGTCTCGTGGAAGCGGATGCGGGTGTAGCAGGCCTCGCTCAGCGCCGGCGGGTTCTCGAAGCTCCCCGCCAGCACCGTCTTCACCACCGGCCGCTCGTTCCAGCTCTTGCACGCCACCTGACAGCCACGGCAGCCGATGCAGCGCGTCAGGTCAACCAGTACGCCCTTTGGCATGTCGTGGCCTCCTTTAGACCTTCTCGACGTTGACCATGAAGGCCTTCGTCTCCGGGATCATCGTGTTCGCGTCACCGATCGTCGGCGTCAGCAGGTTCGTGGTGTCCCCGCCGCTGCCGTCGGCCGGCATGTTCCAGCCGAAGCACCAGGGCATGCCGACCTGGTGCACCGTCGCGCCCATGACCTTGAAGGGCTTGAAGCGCGCGGTGACCACGGCCTTGCACATGACCTCGCCGCGCGCCGAGGAGACCCGCAGCGTATCGCCGCTCTTGATGCCCTTCTCCGCGGCCAGCTCCCGGCTGATCTCGAGGAAGTTCTGCGGCACGGCCTCGAGCAGCCACGGGGTGTTGCGGGTCATGAGACCGGTCTGCCAGTGCTCCGTCACGCGGTAGGTCGTGCCCACGTACGGGAAGCGCGTGCTGCAGGTCTCGAACGTGTCCTCCTCGAGCTTCTTGTCGCCGGAGTAGAACATCTTCGAGGTCGGGTTGATGCGCTGCGACTTGGAGAACGGGTTCTCCTGGATCGGGCACTCCAGCGGCTCGTAGTGCTCCGGGAACGGCCCGTCGGCCAGCGTGTCGTTGCCGAAGATGTTCGCGACGCCGTTCTTCTTCATGATGAACGGCAGCCGCCCGTCCGGGTTGACCTTGCCGTCGGGGGTCTTCAGCGGCGGGTAGCCGCCGTCGACGATGTCCCCGGACCACTTGAACAGCGGCTTGCCCTCGGGGCTCTTCTTCTGCTCCTTGGTCGCCGGGTCGATGTCCGGCACCCAGGCCAGCAGCTTGCGCTTGGGGTCCCAGGGCTTGCCGTACTCGTCGACCGAGGCCCGGTTGTAGACGATCCGGCGGTTTACCGGCCAGCTCCAGGCCCAGCCCGGGTAGAGCCCGAGGCCCGTGGGGTCGTCCTTGGCCCGGCCCGCCATCTTGTTCCCGGAGTTCGGCCCGAGCGGGTTGCCGTCCTTGTCCTTCTTGGGCGGGCCGTACGAGCCGCAGTAGATCCAGGCGCCGCAGGAGGTCGTCCCGTCGGCCTGCAGCGTCGGGAACGAGACCACGAGCTGCCCCTTCTTGAACGAGCCGGTCACGGCCTTGGTCTTCGGGTCGATGATCTCCTTGTCGGCGAGCCAGTAGCCGTTGATCTCGCGCGCGACGACCTGCGTGTCCAGCTCCTTGCCGTAGTCCCAGGTCGTCTTGAGCACCGGGTCCGGGTTGGCGCCGCCCTCCTTCTTGTAGAGCTCGCGCACCTTCAGGCCCAGCTCGTAGATGATCTCGCCGTCCGCGCGCGCCTCCCCCGGCGGGTTCACCGCCTTGTAGCGCCACTGCGCCCAGCGGCCGGAGTTGGAGATGCTCCCCGGCTTCTCGACGGACGCCGCGCACGGCAGCATGAAGACCTCGGTCTTGACCTCGGCCGGCTTCATGCCGGGGCCGCGCCAGAACGAGCCGGTCTCGTTGTCGAAGAGGTTGACGTTGACCATCCACTCGAGCTTCGTGAGGGCCTTGCGCACCTTGTTGGCGTTCGAACCCGAGCAGGCCGGGTTCTGCCCCCAGGAGAAGAAGCCCTGGTACTTGCCCTTGAACATGTTGTCGAACATGACGAGCCACGACGCGTTCTGGCCGTCGTCGAGCTTCGGCAGCCAGTGATAGCCGAACTCGTTCTCGGGCGTGGCCGCGTCGCCGAAGATCGCCTTGAGGTAGCTGACGAAGTACTTGTTGTAGTTGCCCGGCCAGAAGGCGCTCTGGGGCTCCTTGGCGCTCGTCGGGTCGTACGGCTTGAGGTAGGCCTCGAGCGAGTCCTTCGAGGCGCTCGGCACCGGCAGGTAGCTCGGCAGGATGTGGAAGAGCAGCCCGTAGTCCGTCGAGCCCTGCACGTTGCTCTCGCCGCGCAGCGCGTTGATGCCGCCGCCGGCCATGCCCATGTTGCCGAGCAGCTGCTGGATGATCGACATCGCGATGATGTTCTGCGTGCCGACCGTGTGCTGCGTCCAGCCCATCGCGTACATCGAGGTGCCGACCTTGTCCGGGGCGCCGGTGGTGGCGTAGAGCTCGTAGACCTTCAGCAGGTCCGCCTTCGGCGTGCCGGTGATCGAGGAGACGATGTCGAGGTTGTAGCGGCTGTAGTGCTTCTTCAGCAGCTGGTAGACGCACATCGGGTTCTGGAAGGTCGGGTCCTTCTTGATCACGCCGTCGGCGCCGATCTCGAAGGCCCAGGCCGCCTTGTCGTACTTGCGCGTCTTGGGGTCGTACCCGGAGAAGAGGCCGTCGAGCTCGCCGGGCATCTTGAAGTCCTTGTTCACGATGAAGGACGCGTTCGTGTAGAGCCGCACGTAGTCCTTCTGGATCAGGTTCTTCTCGAGGATGTAGTTGATCATGCCGCCGAGGAAGGCGATGTCCGAGCCCGAGCGCAGCGGGGCGTAGACGTCGGCCTTCGTCGAGGTCTTGGTGAAGCGCGGGTCAACGTGGATGAGCTTGGCGCCCCGCGCCTTCGCGTCCATGACCCACTTGAAGGAGATCGGGTGGTTCTCCGCGGCGTTGCTCCCCATGATGAGGATGACGTCGGCGTTGCGAATGTCGATCCAGTGGTTCGTCATGCACCCGCGACCGTACGACTCTGCCAGAGCCGCCACAGTTGCGGAGTGTCATATCCTGGCCTGGTGCTCGATGGCGACCAGGCCGAGCGACCGCAGGAACTTCTGGTAGAGGTAGCACTCCTCGTTGTCCATCGCCGCGGAACCGACGCTGGCGATGCCGTTGGTGCGGTTGACGATCTGGCCCTTGTCGTTCTTCTCGACGAAGGAGGCGTCGCGCGCCTTCTTGACGCGCTTGGCGATCTCGTCGAGGGCCCACGACCACTCCACGTCCTTCCACTCCGCCGCGCCGGGGGCGCGGTACTTCGGCTTGGCCAGGCGTGCCGGGTTGTTGACGAGACCCATCACCGAGGCGCCCTTGGGGCAGAGCGAGCCCTCGTTGATCGGGTGGTCGGGGTCACCCTCGATCTGGATGATCTTCCCGTCCTTCTGGTAGACGAGCATCCCGCACCCGACGGCGCAGTACGGACAGACGCTCGTCGTGACGGTCGCGCCCTTGAGGCGGTTCTGCCTCTCGAAGGCCGCCGCCTCGCTCGCGCCGCCGACCGCGCCGGCAACCGCCGTCGCGCCCGTCAGTTTGAGGAAGTCTCTCCTCGACACACCCATTGCTCCACCTCCCTTTGCGTTGTCCGCCCCCCCACTGTCAGCCCCCGGAAACGGAGAAAGCCGCAACGGGAGGGCGTCACCCCCGCTGCGGCTTCCTTTGCAAACTGGCAGGCCCGGCGATTGCTCCCCGGACCCTATCGTCCCGGGCGGCCGCGTGGGTCGACCGGGATCGGAAGCTGCTTGTTACGCGCGTATCTTGTAGTTTGCACAGCAACGAATGTCAAGAAAATACCCTTTTCCGACAAGGAGTTACATATATAAATCGGTCATGGTAACGAGTTTCCAGCCGCGACCATGTCTTTCCA
It includes:
- a CDS encoding porin, whose protein sequence is MRCTRRSATVALAAALFGLAAASAAAAADFGEKVQVHGYGNWAYGKTDGNAYMNGTDEGNYDKLEFSLAVAAAPSPNVSVQAQIFVENDEEGAGASVDYAFAEYAFSDLARFRIGAVKQPFGIFTEIFDVGTVYPFVSLAQGIYGPAGFVSEHYVGAGLTGRTVVGSGWNLQYDLYGGEMESALSTPWAETGEDEGEADIMDMVGGRFVLTTPGMAANCGVSAYTGSEDARSEAGEVESHRQTAVGAHVEWFQGPATVRAEYAYKDDEVTTANAAYAEAAWRFTPHWQVAARYDWSKTDLEDGADVDGELLKHQDIGFAVDYFFSRNMVLKFAYHRVDGNRFTAADDEDEGQDDTTNLYTAGVSFSF
- a CDS encoding HAMP domain-containing methyl-accepting chemotaxis protein, yielding MKLATKVNLAVAALLAASAVAVGSFFVVSYGALRDETYRWFDANGRNLAATLGGQVRDSLAYFDYNAIEAGLKKHVSDDRALLYASAAFGAGLKESREAGDPKAGPHRPYEAEIKGDGGTAVRVTLHYSVAGVEAKLRALVTRLALGVTLTLAALLVVVHLLLQRLVSRPLRSLVRHAEATAAGDLTASVALDSKDELGTLAVTLNQMTANLRTMLGKVRTSFTELEVVSQDIAGVAHRIAEGGAGQSDAVATVSSSIEEMNASIKSVMQSVESLFSLSGESSSSMLEMSASVEQVAGNAEGLSASVERASSAIGEMTVSIRNVAEHVGRLADLVTSTSSSINEIDSVVREVERNAAQGHELSREVARAMSEDGLVALGRTGEVMHGIREAVGQAAAALRGLAERSHEIGGILGVINEVNDQTNLLALNAAILAAQAGEHGKGFAVVAEEIRELSARTAASTKEITALIASVRKETSGAVEAMEGGTRRVEEGVRAVEDLGAVIRRAAEDSEKASAASRGIALATTEQYKGIRQIAASSQDVTEMSQEIARATREQSSGSAQIVKAAEEMRDLAHQVRKAMAEQSKGIRLTSRASEESARLAQKVLEATREEARGSELVVKSVGEIQDVTHTNAAAVRRIDEMLRGLQRQAGLLGEEIARFRVE
- a CDS encoding cytochrome c peroxidase; the protein is MVRGLTVLVTAVVLWLGPTVAGAAGLEPLGPVPVPANNPQTAEKIELGRTLFFDRRLSGDGTMSCASCHAPDQGFGDGQAISLSYPTTRNWRNAQTLFNVAYQKRLFHDGRSASLEEQALFPLMSAFEMNQNLDFVEEELRSVPEYVAMFERAFGSSDTTRERIGMALAAFERTLVSRDAPLDRYLAGDETALSPAAREGYAVFTGKGKCSTCHAGGNLADDGFHALNVPESPEFERDPRVAATRRFVAKVSGYEDFRTLAEDPGRFLVTKEQRDWKAFRTPTLREISRTAPYMHNGIFATLEEVIAFVDRGGGEGNPSLKPLGLSDQERLALRAFLVEGLAGPPLEVKFPQIP
- the hybB gene encoding Ni/Fe-hydrogenase cytochrome b subunit — encoded protein: MSGEKKLGGKLFSGGGTLAFVLGLLGVGVALYRLAFGLRASTNLNDGYPWGLWISFDVMVGVALAAGGFTTTLGAYVLGWKKYKPVVRPAILTAFLGYALVAAGVFLDIGKPWSLWHPILMWQPHSMLFEVAMCVMMYLTVLFLEFSPNLFEGLGMPGAAAFMRNPIVLWPLVIIGIILSFGHQNSIGGLFLLMPHKLSHLWWSPLMNYWFYLSAFAVGLAMVSFETIVSHRSFKMEQPMAILDGLARGTAIALAVYLGARFADLAARGNLGLIASSGKASALFAIEVFGLGVLPMLLLFSPGVRKSVDGILWSQVLVIAGVIMNRFNVSFLMQSGARTSYFPAWTEFVMSIGLVSLGVFIYRWAVITLPIMSHEEAH
- a CDS encoding 4Fe-4S dicluster domain-containing protein; this encodes MPKGVLVDLTRCIGCRGCQVACKSWNERPVVKTVLAGSFENPPALSEACYTRIRFHETEAGGAPVWNFVKEQCLHCKEPACASACLVGALRKTPDGPVMYDFDKCIGCRYCMVACPFEIPKYEWSKAHSPWVQKCTFCYERQADGLSPACVKTCPTDALLWGDSEELLAEAKKRLATGKYVQHIYGEKEAGGTSWIYISNRPFEEIGFNTKVPQYALPPYTWASLSKIPVEIVVFSAVLGGLAFIRNRGDKGGE
- the fdnG gene encoding formate dehydrogenase-N subunit alpha, with the translated sequence MGVSRRDFLKLTGATAVAGAVGGASEAAAFERQNRLKGATVTTSVCPYCAVGCGMLVYQKDGKIIQIEGDPDHPINEGSLCPKGASVMGLVNNPARLAKPKYRAPGAAEWKDVEWSWALDEIAKRVKKARDASFVEKNDKGQIVNRTNGIASVGSAAMDNEECYLYQKFLRSLGLVAIEHQARIUHSATVAALAESYGRGCMTNHWIDIRNADVILIMGSNAAENHPISFKWVMDAKARGAKLIHVDPRFTKTSTKADVYAPLRSGSDIAFLGGMINYILEKNLIQKDYVRLYTNASFIVNKDFKMPGELDGLFSGYDPKTRKYDKAAWAFEIGADGVIKKDPTFQNPMCVYQLLKKHYSRYNLDIVSSITGTPKADLLKVYELYATTGAPDKVGTSMYAMGWTQHTVGTQNIIAMSIIQQLLGNMGMAGGGINALRGESNVQGSTDYGLLFHILPSYLPVPSASKDSLEAYLKPYDPTSAKEPQSAFWPGNYNKYFVSYLKAIFGDAATPENEFGYHWLPKLDDGQNASWLVMFDNMFKGKYQGFFSWGQNPACSGSNANKVRKALTKLEWMVNVNLFDNETGSFWRGPGMKPAEVKTEVFMLPCAASVEKPGSISNSGRWAQWRYKAVNPPGEARADGEIIYELGLKVRELYKKEGGANPDPVLKTTWDYGKELDTQVVAREINGYWLADKEIIDPKTKAVTGSFKKGQLVVSFPTLQADGTTSCGAWIYCGSYGPPKKDKDGNPLGPNSGNKMAGRAKDDPTGLGLYPGWAWSWPVNRRIVYNRASVDEYGKPWDPKRKLLAWVPDIDPATKEQKKSPEGKPLFKWSGDIVDGGYPPLKTPDGKVNPDGRLPFIMKKNGVANIFGNDTLADGPFPEHYEPLECPIQENPFSKSQRINPTSKMFYSGDKKLEEDTFETCSTRFPYVGTTYRVTEHWQTGLMTRNTPWLLEAVPQNFLEISRELAAEKGIKSGDTLRVSSARGEVMCKAVVTARFKPFKVMGATVHQVGMPWCFGWNMPADGSGGDTTNLLTPTIGDANTMIPETKAFMVNVEKV